In Myxocyprinus asiaticus isolate MX2 ecotype Aquarium Trade chromosome 46, UBuf_Myxa_2, whole genome shotgun sequence, a single window of DNA contains:
- the chmp1a gene encoding charged multivesicular body protein 1a encodes MDDTLFQLKFTSKQLERLAKKAEKDSKAEQAKVKKALQQKNVDCARVYAENAIRKKNEGLNWLRMASRVDAVASKVQTAVTMKAVTKNMTQVTKSLDKALNSMDLQKVSAVMDKFETQVQNLDVHTSVMEDSMSSATTLTTPQDQVDDLILQIAEENGLEVVDQLNQLPAGAASLGETSVRSQDKEDLLSRRLAALRN; translated from the exons atgGACG ACACACTGTTCCAGCTAAag TTTACGTCAAAGCAGTTGGAGCGACTGGCCAAAAAAGCAGAGAAAGACTCTAAAGCAGAACAAGCTAAAGTGAAAAAG GCACTCCAGCAGAAGAATGTGGATTGTGCGCGAGTGTATGCAGAGAATGCCATACGCAAGAAAAATGAGGGCCTAAACTGGCTGCGTATGGCATCTCGTGTGGATGCAGTGGCCTCAAAGGTTCAGACAGCCGTGACTATGAAAGCG GTGACGAAAAACATGACACAGGTGACTAAATCTCTGGATAAGGCTCTGAACTCCATGGACCTGCAGAAAGTTTCGGCTGTTATGGACAAGTTTGAGACCCAGGTTCAGAATCTTGACGTTCACACCTCG GTGATGGAGGACTCCATGAGCTCTGCAACCACACTGACCACGCCACAGGATCAGGTGGACGATCTGATTCTGCAGATAGCGGAGGAGAACGGGCTGGAGGTGGTGGATCAACTCAATCAGCTGCCAGCCGGAGCTGCATCACTGGGAGAAACATCCGTACGCTCACAGGATAAAGAAGACCTGCTCTCTAGACG GTTGGCTGCCTTACGTAACTGA
- the slc10a3 gene encoding P3 protein, translated as MCFHRFGPVMTVCLASEAVVCEDMRTLLVLTCLLLFTQAEDPDQLDQSQKPIQYLCIGDGSSQEFEFPQNTRGVIVISSQYRSSGGRKGRESLKQTVRVRSLDPDVISILNVSNSGHTGALSSYVISIRSGVPGTAPLLIQLLDLDRDSEPVLIEERTDYSIRVASGGDDVAARLLESGGLSHFSENPVLFALLPLIFINKCAFGCKVEVDVLVGLLKRPMPLLLGVAGQFLIMPLYAYTLSRLASLPKALSLGLVITCSAPGGGGGYLYSLLLGGDVTLAISMTLISTMVAVAAMPLSSAFYGWLLGVHAALHVPFVKILGTLLFIAIPISLGMLVKLRLPAVTSVLLALIRPFSFVLIVGGIFMAYQMGSSILANVRFLIVAAGVTVPVFGLLVGFGMARLAGLALPQRKTVSIEVGVQNSLLALAVMQLSFQRAEADYASQAPFIVALSSTSEMLLLVLAHFAHRRLCLPPTSRTT; from the exons ATGTGTTTTCATCGGTTCGGGCCGGTGATGA CAGTGTGTTTGGCCAGTGAAGCAGTGGTTTGTGAAGACATGAGGACACTGCTCGTGTTGACCTGTCTGCTGTTATTCACTCAAGCAGAAGATCCAGATCAACTTGACCAAAGCCAGAAACCAATCCAATATCTGTGCATCGGCGACGGCTCCTCACAAGAGTTTGAGTTCCCCCAGAACACACGTGGTGTCATCGTCATTTCCAGTCAGTACCGGAGCTCTGGGGGGCGTAAGGGTCGAGAAAGCCTCAAACAGACGGTTCGTGTGAGATCTCTGGATCCTGACGTGATCTCCATCCTCAACGTGAGCAACAGCGGGCATACGGGAGCTTTGAGCAGTTACGTCATCAGCATCCGGTCCGGTGTACCAGGAACAGCTCCGTTACTCATCCAGCTGCTGGATCTGGACCGGGACTCAGAGCCAGTTCTGATTGAGGAGCGGACCGATTACTCCATCAGGGTGGCGTCTGGCGGCGATGACGTGGCCGCCCGGCTCCTGGAGTCTGGTGGGCTGTCACACTTCTCAGAGAACCCGGTTCTGTTCGCCCTACTGCCGCTCATCTTCATTAATAAGTGTGCATTTGGCTGCAAGGTGGAGGTTGATGTTCTGGTTGGTTTGCTGAAGAGACCGATGCCACTGTTGCTTGGTGTTGCGGGTCAGTTCCTTATAATGCCACTCTATGCGTACACTCTGTCCCGCCTGGCGTCCCTTCCCAAGGCGCTGTCACTGGGTCTGGTCATCACATGCTCGGCTCCTGGTGGAGGTGGAGGTTACCTCTACAGTCTGTTGCTGGGTGGAGATGTCACGCTGGCCATCTCCATGACGCTCATCTCCACCATGGTTGCGGTCGCAGCGATGCCGCTATCCTCTGCGTTTTACGGTTGGTTGTTGGGGGTTCATGCCGCCCTTCACGTGCCCTTCGTCAAGATCCTCGGCACGCTGCTCTTCATCGCCATTCCCATCTCGCTGGGCATGCTGGTGAAACTTCGTCTGCCCGCCGTCACAAGCGTCCTGCTTGCACTCATCCGCCCCTTCAGCTTTGTTCTCATTGTGGGAGGAATCTTCATGGCCTACCAAATGGGCTCCTCCATCCTTGCCAACGTGCGGTTTCTGATTGTGGCCGCGGGTGTAACTGTGCCCGTCTTCGGGTTGCTGGTTGGGTTTGGGATGGCACGGCTGGCAGGGCTTGCGTTGCCCCAGAGGAAGACCGTCAGTATTGAGGTGGGTGTGCAGAACAGTCTTCTGGCATTGGCGGTCATGCAGCTGTCATTCCAGCGGGCTGAGGCAGACTACGCGTCCCAGGCGCCCTTCATCGTGGCGCTCAGCAGCACGTCAGAGATGCTCCTGTTGGTACTCGCTCATTTCGCCCACCGGCGCTTGTGCCTGCCGCCCACTTCTCGAACAACCTGA